The following proteins come from a genomic window of Rhipicephalus sanguineus isolate Rsan-2018 unplaced genomic scaffold, BIME_Rsan_1.4 Seq9535, whole genome shotgun sequence:
- the LOC119378739 gene encoding caspase-2 yields MKKKLLEAAQSKEHEEADCLVVILMSHGNQGAILGTDIKEVHLVRDVYTLFNNEECPALQGKPKLFFIQACRGEKSDNGTAAIAHDTTDAGKIGPELPQSSPSTKPERVVTRSDMCIVYATIYGYEALKNSVIGSWFLSAVYEVFSEHAGTMHLEELMHHVQDKVMSRSSHDGGKQTCSVVLDGWRKHLYFNPGYAGDCRPDTKTV; encoded by the exons ATGAAGAAGAAGCTGCTGGAGGCAGCTCAGTCCAAGGAGCATGAGGAGGCCGACTGCCTGGTCGTAATACTGATGTCACACGGCAATCAGGGCGCAATCTTGGGCACAGATATCAAGGAGGTGCACTTGGTCCGCGATGTATACACACTCTTCAACAACGAGGAGTGCCCAGCCCTGCAAGGAAAGCCTAAGCTGTTTTTCATACAGGCCTGCCGGGGAG AGAAGAGCGACAACGGGACCGCCGCCATTGCGCATGACACTACAGATGCTGGGAAAATAGGGCCTGAATTGCCACAGTCGTCGCCCTCGACAAAGCCGGAACGTGTGGTCACTAGGTCGGATATGTGCATCGTCTACGCGACCATCTACGGCTACGAGGCCCTCAAGAACAGTGTGATTGGTTCGTGGTTCCTCTCGGCCGTTTACGAAGTGTTCAGTGAACATGCTGGCACCATGCACCTGGAAGAGCTGATGCATCACGTCCAAGACAAAGTAATGAGTCGGTCCTCCCACGATGGTGGCAAGCAGACATGCAGTGTGGTGTTGGACGGCTGGAGGAAGCACCTGTACTTCAACCCGGGATACGCCGGTGACTGCAGGCCAGATACGAAAACAGTGTAG